From the Lathyrus oleraceus cultivar Zhongwan6 chromosome 4, CAAS_Psat_ZW6_1.0, whole genome shotgun sequence genome, one window contains:
- the LOC127137555 gene encoding U11/U12 small nuclear ribonucleoprotein 31 kDa protein, protein MSSKKKHKRKHSDSDEDDDVFYYRYCASSSTPNTTTGTTSSNQPQSKRNNKGSSIGGTGEPLAPSKSTLYVSNLDYSLTNSDLHTLFSTFDRIARVTVHKDRHTRLSRGVAFLQFFSRNDAQRVVAEMNKKILNGRTLTAFIAADNGRAPEFIRKRVYNTEAALCYECGGHGHLSYECPKNQLGPRPRPQPKKPRRGFSGLRDRDGEEEGDEEEEEGG, encoded by the coding sequence ATGTCAAGCAAGAAGAAACACAAACGAAAACACAGCGACAGCGATGAAGACGACGATGTTTTCTACTACCGCTACTGCGCTTCGTCCTCAACCCCCAACACCACCACCGGCACCACATCCAGTAATCAACCCCAATCAAAACGGAACAACAAAGGATCATCAATAGGAGGAACAGGTGAACCCTTAGCACCATCAAAATCGACGCTATACGTTTCTAATCTAGATTACTCCCTAACAAACTCCGATCTCCATACGCTATTCTCTACTTTCGACCGCATCGCGCGTGTAACCGTTCATAAAGACCGTCACACGCGCCTAAGCCGCGGTGTCGCGTTTCTCCAATTCTTTTCTCGTAATGACGCCCAACGCGTCGTGGCGGAGATGAATAAGAAGATTCTCAATGGAAGGACTCTAACTGCTTTTATTGCTGCTGATAATGGACGTGCTCCGGAGTTTATTCGGAAGCGCGTGTACAATACTGAGGCTGCTTTGTGTTATGAGTGTGGGGGGCATGGTCATTTGTCATATGAGTGTCCTAAGAATCAGTTGGGGCCGAGGCCGCGGCCTCAGCCTAAGAAGCCGCGACGGGGATTTAGTGGGCTGAGGGATAGGGATGGGGAGGAGGAAGGTgatgaggaggaggaggagggtGGTTAG